In a genomic window of Alteromonas gilva:
- a CDS encoding gluconokinase — MAKFVSASQAQCIVVMGVSGCGKSTIGALLANEMSADFVDGDDLHPPQNIAKMARGEALTDSDRLPWLQAINQCALTAQNNNHRLVIVCSALKKTYRDMLRSGLPALRFVYLHGTYELIKQRLEDRQGHFMKADMLKSQFATLEVPDSSETDVIAADITLSKDTLVARIIHHLRHDNPAEL; from the coding sequence ATGGCAAAATTTGTATCAGCGAGTCAGGCACAATGTATTGTCGTTATGGGCGTCAGTGGTTGTGGAAAAAGTACCATTGGCGCATTGCTGGCTAATGAGATGTCGGCTGACTTTGTAGATGGTGACGATCTCCATCCGCCACAAAACATTGCCAAAATGGCACGTGGAGAAGCACTTACCGATAGTGATCGCCTTCCCTGGTTGCAGGCAATTAACCAATGCGCATTAACTGCACAAAATAATAATCACCGCCTGGTTATTGTTTGCTCAGCATTAAAAAAAACCTATCGGGATATGTTAAGATCTGGCCTGCCGGCGCTTAGGTTTGTGTATCTGCACGGTACCTATGAACTGATTAAACAGCGTCTTGAAGATCGCCAGGGCCATTTTATGAAAGCTGACATGCTCAAAAGCCAGTTTGCCACCCTGGAAGTACCTGATAGCAGTGAGACAGATGTTATTGCCGCGGATATTACATTGAGCAAAGACACTTTGGTGGCCAGAATCATTCATCACCTAAGGCATGATAATCCGGCAGAGTTATAG